A single genomic interval of Aedes aegypti strain LVP_AGWG chromosome 1, AaegL5.0 Primary Assembly, whole genome shotgun sequence harbors:
- the LOC5580283 gene encoding uncharacterized protein LOC5580283 isoform X1 codes for MTDLGELNRCRLCSSENGLTDVFSAPNKDKLLQMIAECTSIRITFEMDFPCVVCSCCIRIVNQFFTYRQKCLDYNCELNRLRGMKEPLLVEEADSKDKSGSNHKFEAFYEDVQKRIQEYLVIQVKEIERKAMDKVKEELQGLDVGQGEHKVECVTVDTVEIGKSEICESSSRKPILDENSEFSEGDIISERNSDADSADEDDSLSISVEKPKDPSDTPKGRVSKFKNHAKCTAKDNPAKKLRSSSPFSQISSEASEDQQETSAEEKLAEARRKINSLMKQNYRLELNQLRRESRGPAEPFRNYKSNFVDPKVIEKINAECPVGLEGDGKFISALANQLWTRDQLAARSVRGKQCYRHPESSTHIPASPTKVSFIHDKLMQRINLEEREDDDPRRKLQSRVSHKLNEKFNNARRLKEKKQSRKR; via the exons ATGACCGACCTCGGCGAACTAAA CCGGTGCCGCTTGTGCTCCTCTGAGAACGGTCTAACCGACGTCTTCAGCGCTCCCAACAAGGACAAGCTTTTGCAAATGATCGCCGAGTGCACTTCCATCAGGATCACCTTCGAGATGGACTTTCCCTGTGTGGTGTGCAGTTGCTGCATCCGAATTGTGAACCAGTTCTTCACCTATCGACAGAAATGCCTGGACTACAACTGCGAGCTGAATCGATTGCGCGGAATGAAGGAACCGCTGCTGGTTGAAGAAGCTGATTCTAAGGATAAATCCGGTTCCAACCATAAATTTGAAGCATTCTACGAGGACGTTCAGAAACGAATACAGGAGTATCTTGTGATACAAGTAAAGGAAATCGAACGGAAGGCCATGGATAAGGTGAAAGAGGAATTGCAGGGACTCGATGTTGGACAAGGAGAACACAAAGTTGAATGCGTTACTGTAGATACTGTTGAAATAGGAAAGAGTGAAATATGCGAGTCCTCATCTCGCAAACCAATCCTTGACGAAAACAGCGAATTCAGTGAAGGAGATATTATCAGCGAGCGCAATTCAGATGCTGACAGTGCCGACGAGGACGACAGCCTAAGCATATCAGTGGAAAAACCGAAGGATCCTTCGGACACTCCGAAGGGACGAGTCAGTAAGTTTAAGAATCATGCGAAATGTACAGCCAAAGACAATCCAGCAAAGAAGCTCCGATCGAGTTCACCTTTCAGTCAGATATCGAGCGAAGCATCAGAAGATCAGCAAGAAACATCGGCGGAGGAGAAACTAGCGGAAGCCCGGCGAAAAATCAACTCACTTATGAAGCAGAACTATCGACTGGAACTGAATCAATTGCGGCGGGAAAGTAGAGGGCCAGCGGAACCG TTTCGAAACTACAAATCGAACTTCGTCGACCCGAAGGTGATAGAGAAAATCAACGCTGAATGTCCCGTTGGGCTCGAAGGCGACGGAAAGTTCATCTCCGCCCTGGCAAATCAGCTGTGGACCCGAGATCAGTTAGCAGCCCGATCCGTGCGGGGCAAGCAATGCTATCGTCATCCGGAGTCGTCGACGCACATCCCTGCCAGCCCGACCAAGGTGTCATTCATCCACGACAAACTGATGCAACGGATCAACCTAGAGGAACGGGAGGACGATGATCCGCGACGTAAACTGCAGTCGCGCGTGTCCCACAAGTTGAATGAGAAATTCAACAACGCGAGACGATTAAAGGAAAAGAAGCAATCCCGCAAGCGTTAA
- the LOC5580284 gene encoding 39S ribosomal protein L43, mitochondrial: MSNSHLFLKSGFPRAPLANGVGRYVCQLQRITLKYCKNNGSSKGMREFLENDLLDFSRANPGVVVYVKPRRHRTAVMSAEYLNGDKQWINCRNNTREEIRKWVEVLKTQATGSSDTRLRKLWHTDVPSVQGPWTPFTHQHPSGNVAQYPNRELSKLQTDEITATEKLIEMYQAQKLQQGSSS, encoded by the coding sequence ATGTCCAATTCGCATCTCTTCCTCAAATCCGGCTTTCCGCGGGCCCCGTTGGCCAATGGTGTTGGCCGGTACGTGTGCCAGCTGCAACGCATCACCCTCAAGTACTGCAAAAACAATGGCTCCAGCAAGGGAATGCGAGAGTTCCTCGAGAATGATCTGCTGGACTTCAGCCGAGCCAATCCGGGAGTTGTTGTGTACGTGAAACCTCGCCGGCATCGGACGGCCGTCATGTCCGCCGAGTACCTCAACGGGGACAAGCAGTGGATCAACTGCCGGAACAACACCCGCGAGGAGATCCGAAAATGGGTCGAAGTGCTGAAGACGCAAGCCACCGGTTCCAGCGATACCCGATTACGTAAACTGTGGCATACGGATGTGCCCTCCGTTCAGGGACCCTGGACCCCGTTCACCCACCAGCACCCATCGGGCAATGTCGCGCAGTACCCTAATAGAGAGCTGTCGAAACTGCAAACGGATGAGATTACTGCCACCGAGAAGCTCATCGAGATGTATCAAGCGCAAAAGTTGCAACAAGGGAGCTCTTCCTAA
- the LOC5580283 gene encoding uncharacterized protein LOC5580283 isoform X2: MTDLGELNRCRLCSSENGLTDVFSAPNKDKLLQMIAECTSIRITFEMDFPCVVCSCCIRIVNQFFTYRQKCLDYNCELNRLRGMKEPLLVEEADSKDKSGSNHKFEAFYEDVQKRIQEYLVIQVKEIERKAMDKVKEELQGLDVGQGEHKVECVTVDTVEIGKEGDIISERNSDADSADEDDSLSISVEKPKDPSDTPKGRVSKFKNHAKCTAKDNPAKKLRSSSPFSQISSEASEDQQETSAEEKLAEARRKINSLMKQNYRLELNQLRRESRGPAEPFRNYKSNFVDPKVIEKINAECPVGLEGDGKFISALANQLWTRDQLAARSVRGKQCYRHPESSTHIPASPTKVSFIHDKLMQRINLEEREDDDPRRKLQSRVSHKLNEKFNNARRLKEKKQSRKR, encoded by the exons ATGACCGACCTCGGCGAACTAAA CCGGTGCCGCTTGTGCTCCTCTGAGAACGGTCTAACCGACGTCTTCAGCGCTCCCAACAAGGACAAGCTTTTGCAAATGATCGCCGAGTGCACTTCCATCAGGATCACCTTCGAGATGGACTTTCCCTGTGTGGTGTGCAGTTGCTGCATCCGAATTGTGAACCAGTTCTTCACCTATCGACAGAAATGCCTGGACTACAACTGCGAGCTGAATCGATTGCGCGGAATGAAGGAACCGCTGCTGGTTGAAGAAGCTGATTCTAAGGATAAATCCGGTTCCAACCATAAATTTGAAGCATTCTACGAGGACGTTCAGAAACGAATACAGGAGTATCTTGTGATACAAGTAAAGGAAATCGAACGGAAGGCCATGGATAAGGTGAAAGAGGAATTGCAGGGACTCGATGTTGGACAAGGAGAACACAAAGTTGAATGCGTTACTGTAGATACTGTTGAAATAGGAAAG GAAGGAGATATTATCAGCGAGCGCAATTCAGATGCTGACAGTGCCGACGAGGACGACAGCCTAAGCATATCAGTGGAAAAACCGAAGGATCCTTCGGACACTCCGAAGGGACGAGTCAGTAAGTTTAAGAATCATGCGAAATGTACAGCCAAAGACAATCCAGCAAAGAAGCTCCGATCGAGTTCACCTTTCAGTCAGATATCGAGCGAAGCATCAGAAGATCAGCAAGAAACATCGGCGGAGGAGAAACTAGCGGAAGCCCGGCGAAAAATCAACTCACTTATGAAGCAGAACTATCGACTGGAACTGAATCAATTGCGGCGGGAAAGTAGAGGGCCAGCGGAACCG TTTCGAAACTACAAATCGAACTTCGTCGACCCGAAGGTGATAGAGAAAATCAACGCTGAATGTCCCGTTGGGCTCGAAGGCGACGGAAAGTTCATCTCCGCCCTGGCAAATCAGCTGTGGACCCGAGATCAGTTAGCAGCCCGATCCGTGCGGGGCAAGCAATGCTATCGTCATCCGGAGTCGTCGACGCACATCCCTGCCAGCCCGACCAAGGTGTCATTCATCCACGACAAACTGATGCAACGGATCAACCTAGAGGAACGGGAGGACGATGATCCGCGACGTAAACTGCAGTCGCGCGTGTCCCACAAGTTGAATGAGAAATTCAACAACGCGAGACGATTAAAGGAAAAGAAGCAATCCCGCAAGCGTTAA
- the LOC5580283 gene encoding uncharacterized protein LOC5580283 isoform X3: MIAECTSIRITFEMDFPCVVCSCCIRIVNQFFTYRQKCLDYNCELNRLRGMKEPLLVEEADSKDKSGSNHKFEAFYEDVQKRIQEYLVIQVKEIERKAMDKVKEELQGLDVGQGEHKVECVTVDTVEIGKSEICESSSRKPILDENSEFSEGDIISERNSDADSADEDDSLSISVEKPKDPSDTPKGRVSKFKNHAKCTAKDNPAKKLRSSSPFSQISSEASEDQQETSAEEKLAEARRKINSLMKQNYRLELNQLRRESRGPAEPFRNYKSNFVDPKVIEKINAECPVGLEGDGKFISALANQLWTRDQLAARSVRGKQCYRHPESSTHIPASPTKVSFIHDKLMQRINLEEREDDDPRRKLQSRVSHKLNEKFNNARRLKEKKQSRKR; this comes from the exons ATGATCGCCGAGTGCACTTCCATCAGGATCACCTTCGAGATGGACTTTCCCTGTGTGGTGTGCAGTTGCTGCATCCGAATTGTGAACCAGTTCTTCACCTATCGACAGAAATGCCTGGACTACAACTGCGAGCTGAATCGATTGCGCGGAATGAAGGAACCGCTGCTGGTTGAAGAAGCTGATTCTAAGGATAAATCCGGTTCCAACCATAAATTTGAAGCATTCTACGAGGACGTTCAGAAACGAATACAGGAGTATCTTGTGATACAAGTAAAGGAAATCGAACGGAAGGCCATGGATAAGGTGAAAGAGGAATTGCAGGGACTCGATGTTGGACAAGGAGAACACAAAGTTGAATGCGTTACTGTAGATACTGTTGAAATAGGAAAGAGTGAAATATGCGAGTCCTCATCTCGCAAACCAATCCTTGACGAAAACAGCGAATTCAGTGAAGGAGATATTATCAGCGAGCGCAATTCAGATGCTGACAGTGCCGACGAGGACGACAGCCTAAGCATATCAGTGGAAAAACCGAAGGATCCTTCGGACACTCCGAAGGGACGAGTCAGTAAGTTTAAGAATCATGCGAAATGTACAGCCAAAGACAATCCAGCAAAGAAGCTCCGATCGAGTTCACCTTTCAGTCAGATATCGAGCGAAGCATCAGAAGATCAGCAAGAAACATCGGCGGAGGAGAAACTAGCGGAAGCCCGGCGAAAAATCAACTCACTTATGAAGCAGAACTATCGACTGGAACTGAATCAATTGCGGCGGGAAAGTAGAGGGCCAGCGGAACCG TTTCGAAACTACAAATCGAACTTCGTCGACCCGAAGGTGATAGAGAAAATCAACGCTGAATGTCCCGTTGGGCTCGAAGGCGACGGAAAGTTCATCTCCGCCCTGGCAAATCAGCTGTGGACCCGAGATCAGTTAGCAGCCCGATCCGTGCGGGGCAAGCAATGCTATCGTCATCCGGAGTCGTCGACGCACATCCCTGCCAGCCCGACCAAGGTGTCATTCATCCACGACAAACTGATGCAACGGATCAACCTAGAGGAACGGGAGGACGATGATCCGCGACGTAAACTGCAGTCGCGCGTGTCCCACAAGTTGAATGAGAAATTCAACAACGCGAGACGATTAAAGGAAAAGAAGCAATCCCGCAAGCGTTAA